One segment of Ziziphus jujuba cultivar Dongzao chromosome 12, ASM3175591v1 DNA contains the following:
- the LOC107428893 gene encoding probable WRKY transcription factor 57: protein MDEKEKSDPGTEFGSDSSWNLGGDSDSVYFLSNDRESSILSEFGWNFQPEEVNRTDERERFGDLDRIGGGGEEERSDLAGNLGGTLLLPESSGELRTNNPVAIQVGSTSNNPSVSSSSSEDLPEKSADSSGGKPPTDQIPNKVRKKGQKRIRQPRFAFMTKSEVDHLEDGYRWRKYGQKAVKNSPFPRSYYRCTNSKCTVKKRVERSSEDPTIVITTYEGQHCHHTVGFPRGGVITHEAALAGQLTNPVSQFYYPTLQFPRENPLTTTQQSHQAPSSEAGESRIVRPQTSQLLPDEGLLGDMVPPGMRSR from the exons ATGGATGAAAAGGAGAAATCCGATCCAGGAACTGAGTTTGGTAGCGATTCGAGCTGGAATCTTGGAGGAGACTCGGACAGCGTCTATTTCCTCTCGAATGACAGAGAGAGTAGTATACTGAGCGAATTCGGGTGGAATTTTCAACCGGAGGAGGTGAACCGGACCGATGAACGCGAACGGTTCGGGGACTTGGACCGGATCGGAGGAGGAGGTGAAGAAGAGAGGTCGGATTTAGCGGGGAATTTGGGAGGGACGTTGCTATTGCCGGAGAGCAGCGGCGAGTTGAGGACCAACAATCCGGTGGCAATTCAGGTGGGATCGACGTCGAATAATCCGTCGGTGTCTTCGAGCTCTAGCGAGGATCTGCCAGAGAAATCTGCTGACTCCTCCGGTGGCAAACCTCCGACTGATCAGATACC GAACAAAGTTAGAAAAAAGGGGCAGAAGCGAATCCGGCAGCCACGATTTGCATTTATGACCAAGAGCGAAGTAGATCATTTAGAGGATGGCTACCGTTGGAGGAAATATGGACAGAAGGCTGTCAAAAATAGTCCATTTCCTAG GAGTTACTATCGCTGTACTAATAGCAAATGCACAGTGAAGAAGAGGGTAGAGCGTTCCTCTGAAGATCCCACCATCGTAATTACCACATACGAAGGCCAACATTGTCATCATACCGTTGGATTCCCTAGAGGTGGAGTGATTACTCATGAAGCTGCCCTTGCAGGGCAGTTGACAAATCCAGTTTCACAATTTTATTATCCAACACTTCAGTTTCCTAGAGAAAATCCTCTTACCACAACACAACAGTCACATCAAGCACCCAGCAGCGAAGCAGGAGAGTCCCGGATAGTGCGACCGCAGACATCTCAGCTGCTTCCAGATGAAGGATTGCTTGGAGACATGGTGCCTCCTGGGATGCGTAGCAGATGA